Below is a genomic region from Rana temporaria chromosome 3, aRanTem1.1, whole genome shotgun sequence.
atgagaacggtctgatggaccgttttcataggttaaccgatgaagctgacggatggtcagtcgtgcctacacaccatcggttaaatgtcagaacgcggtgacgtaaaacacaacgacgtgctgaaaaagacaaagttcaatgcttccaaccatgcgtcgacttgattctgagcatgcatggatttttaaccaatggttgtgcctactaacgatcgtttttttccatcggttaggaatccatcggttaaatttaaaacaagttggcttttttttaaccgatggatacataaccgatggcacccacacacgatcggtttggaccgataaaaacggtccatcagatcattctcatcggtttaacctatcgtgtgtacgcggcatgacaggaGTGAATTCCCCTTCCATGGGATagatttcctgtcacttcctgttgtctccgtCCATTTGTAAGTACgagttgtttgtaagtcggatgtctGTAATAAAGTgtagccaaaacatttttgttgGCTTAGTTTTGGGGAAGAATTAAAAGCCCACAGAATATTTTACTGATCCATTGGAAAAATGTCTTTTCAGTTACTGCGACGACGATGACAATGGATttgccagacaggaagtgaagaataaTCTGCAAGAGAGTCAGAAATAAAAAGCAGACTGGGGTTCTAACCTTCCCCTTctgtactaaaaatatatatctacATTTCTGTCAGTTGTGCTGGTGGGGATTTTCTATCACCTCTTGTATGtggaaactatatatttttttgggctgaacATACACCttaaaccatgggtcttcaaactatggccctccagttgttcaggaactacaattcccatcatgcctagtcctgtctgtgaatgtcagatttttacaatgcttcatgggatgtgtagttccgcaacacctGGAGGGCtgcagtttgaggatccctggcttaaagcatgggtcttcaaactacggccctccagttgttcaggaactacaattcccatcatgcctagtcatgtctgtgaatgtcagtgtgttacaatgcctcatgggatgtgtagttctacaacagctggagggccgtagtttgaggatccctgccttaaACCATGAACAGGGCCCTAAAATGAAAGTAGAGCAAAGCGATTAGGACCTCATTTCACGTGAATCACCTCCTCTGGCTGAACCAATTTAGGTCACATACTAGACGCAATGTTTTCAATACACTTAGTTCATGCGAAAAAGAGAAAGCCAAGAATGAACCACAATAGGTGGTAACATggcagagaaaaaacaaagcacaTACCTTTGAACTGGAGAAGACTGCTACATAGTGTTGAACCTATCATCCCGACAAGTTTTATCCAGCAGAACATGTAAAATCTATTAAAATACAAGCAGCCTATCTTCATGGTGTTGTGTTATCCAACTGTGCAAACCACCCTGCATTGCTCATTGGCAACCAAAATTTTGTTGCAAAGTTGCCACTTTGCTATACATAAGTTTCCATCAATAAATGCATTGTGGCATTTGCACAGTAGTCAGGGCAGGAAATATTCCAGGGAATTGTTATGTTGATGGGGCACAAATTTTAAATCCTCACTTCTTAATTTATTTCCTTAAGTATGGTCGTGATTTCTCCTGAGATTACACTCCAGTGTATTttctggccttttttttttaccgaagatATTTATGCAAAACGTGTACGTATTTAACACTAGCCTAATCCAAAGCTTTATTCCAAATTGGCAGGTGTCTCCAATTAAACTCCAGGTTTACACAATAGATCCAGTATCAGCAGGAAGCCATGTGAATCCCccatgattctttttttttttttgccctgaaatgaaTCAATTTTTAAAAATCCCTACATAAACAGACAAGACTGTTTGTTTAAAATGCCAAGGATAAGAAACAATTTATTATAGAGAAGAAAAATCTCTCATTTAAAATAGAAATCTGTACATCTTTGTCACAATCAATATACATGAACTGTACAAATTTACAGCAGTTCATAATTTATCAAATAAAAGGACTAACAAAGTTCACAAAATAGATGGTGGCTTGTGGAAAAGGACTTTTACCCAATTAAGTACAAGAAATTACAAAGCAGAACTCCACTTTTCTAAAAATAAGAAGTTTACTCCGTCTTAGAAAACTACGAGCTAGGAAATGTACAGATAAGCTGGCTGGTGAGAACGCCATAGTTCAGACAGTGTCTTTAGAAGGTGTTTTTTAAAGCCTGTAgctgaggcaggaaaaaaaaaataagaaatctaTATTTACCGTTCAAGTTCATTTCACAATATGAAGATACTCAAGTATTCTTTTTGGCAGACTTATTAATATTATctcgtgtgtgtatgtatatatctatcatatatatatatatatctatctaatatatatatatatatatatatggatatataggCACACATCTATATCTATTTTCAGTGCAAGTCATGTCTGCCATGTACAGTTCCCAATAAGTGTCATATTCCCACCTCTTCACCTTGCTACTGAGCTGCCAGAAATAGTAACATTGAAGACATTAGTGCAAGTTAAGCTCTGCAAAAAAACTGCAGAGAAGTAAATAAAAATCTTACAAAGACATTGAGCTTTGGGTTTTCATAGGTTACGGATATGTACGTACTTCCATGTTTTGTACGCATTTGTCAGCTGGCAATGTTAGCTTGAGCTTACTCCACGGGTAATAACGCACATAGACGTGAGATGATCATTGCCCAATCAGGGTAAAGATCATAGTCTATGTTAATAAGTGCTCTCTGCAGAAACTCCCTGGCTGACCAGTCTAAGGGGAAGATTCAGTTATCCGACATGGACTTTTCCAGCTGATTATGGTTCCCTCAAGATAAGGCTACAGCCAAAGAGGTCTGTTCAGTGCATTAATATGCACCTTTGGACAAGATGATCGTAGAGATCATTGAACTCCAAGATACTTGTCCCCTTTAACGTCCTGACTATAAGTGGGAAAAACATAACCGAACACTGCTTGGTAACAAACATGTGCCCTGCTGATTATGGTTCCCTCAAGATAAGGCTAAAGCCAAGGAGTCTGTTCAATGCTTTAACATGCACTATTGAACAAGAGGATCATAGAGATCACTGAACTCCAAGATGCTTTTCCCATTTAAAGCCTTGACTAGAAGTGGAAAAGCACAACTGAACACTGCCTGGTGACAAACGTGCCCGATGCAAAGTACGCACATAACCTAATACAGATATTATCACTGACTAAATGTCTAGTGTCAAACACATTTCCTTCTACATACAGGCTGTTAAACTACAAATAAAAAAGGTACTGTCCAAACCATGGCACATTCACATCAGTAAGATCTACTTCTATTTTGTGCCCAATCTTCACAGCTGTGACATTTTATACTTCACACTCCATCCCCATAGGAGCCCTCCCaaattaaaaacaatattattccATCTGTTACAAGATGATCCAGCCATCGTCGGTATCTTAACCAGATACCGTCATCATGTTGTACGTTTTGGAAGGGCTTGTTCGGCCAAGGAGAAGTTCATCTTTGCAGCTGATTCTGCTTTCGACCACCAGAGACGAGCTGCCATTTTGGCTACTGCTGCTTGTCGGGATAGATTCGTAGAGCACACATATGGAACCATCCTCTCCGATGCGATAAGACACTTCGTATGGATCAATCCACAAAGTGAGTTCACTTGGCAGAAGTTTAAACATTTCTTGGCTGCTCAGTCCGATACGGTCTGCTGCTTGCCCAATCAAGGGATCCATTTTGTGGTTAATCCGAATGCAGCGGTAAGCTGAACCTTTGGTAGGTTTCTCAGGAAACCAGTGATGTCTGTAATGTTCTACaaatggaaataataaaaaaataaaaataaagcacatTTATTTACACACACTGTGAGCACACAAAAatcatctaaagcaggggtctacaaactacggccctctagttgttcaggaactacaattcccatcatgccctagtcatgtctgtgagggTCGTAGTTCCCTGATCTAAACAACAAACGCATTTTTTAGACAAGTAGATTAAGTTTGTGCAGTTATTTtcctaaaatatttttaaaaacaaaaatgtgattaaaaaatgtaagtgaactaataaaagataaaaaatattatttattattaatgccTTCCTAGAGTTTTTTTATGCCACAAAATTGGATCTTTGAAACACTCATTCTATTGTTATTTTTCATTACATAACATCtggtgaaaacaaaaacaaaacaaaaaaacgagtccatccagttcaaccaacatatataaaaaaaaaaacataaaaacaaaaccaagacacacacaaatagaaaacctccatatgcaCTATCCTATACCCACAATtgacccagaggaaggcaaaaacaccccaataaagcatgatccaatttgatccaggggaaaaaaaaaccttcctgatcgcccccaagaggcaatcagatattccctggatcaacgttACCTAAATATATTAACCAGTTCTATATCTATAGAGCAGCTGAAGagtcaccaccccctccctttagaatgtaagctctacaagcagGGCCTCCTataccttttgtattgaactgtactgtaattgtgttgtcccccctatacattgtaaagcgctgcacaaactgttgacgctatataaatcgggtataaaaataataataaagagtcATCGATCCatatggaagattttttttttccagaacaaTCCCTAAGCTTGAATTAATAAGAGTGCATAATTATAgcaggggtgggagggagggctTGGGCCACGTAACCATCCCCTTGTTTTATCAACACAAAAGAGCTGCTGTTTTGTGTAACGAGAGCCTAGCTCCAGCGCAGATCCCTTTAAAACAACACACAAAGACCGAAGAGAATAGAGACTAGCCTGATAAACATCTGTGTGCTGCCTGGGCACGTTTCacagcagtcttgtgatttctgtAAATGTATTATTGTTAACGGCCTTCACTAGAACGCCTGCCACAAAGCTAAAAAGGGATTGCGGACGTGGGAATCAGATTtccatgacaaaaaaaaacctctggacAGAACGGCAGCAAAAAAAGTCAAATGTGAGCAAATCTAAAAATCAAAGATCTAGCTACAAGGCAAAGCGTAAACGTAACGACGGCCTGCTGCGAAATAAGCACCGTCGTTCTAACTGGCCTTGTCTCGACATGTCCGTAattagagcagaggaggaaactcGTCACTGGTGGGTATACAGCTATAGTCTAGGCAGGAAGGACATACAAGTCTGTACTTTCCAACCAAggtggttggggggagggggagggaggaggaggaggaggagggggaagggcgAAACCCTATTTTACAACAAAGACTTGGAAAAACAAACAGCACCAGAAGCTGCCGTCTGGCCAGTTCCCAGCCGGTTCGGACTAGTCTAAAACTGTTTAGTATTAATAACTTGCCCGGGCATATTtcttctataaaaaaataaaaaccaaaaaataaaataaaaaaaaaaaaacaataaaaaaaattgtatttagatGATAAATCTACATGTATGCAGAACTGAACAAGTGACTTGGAGAAGCTACAAAACATTAAAGAACAAGTCCGAATGTATGCCATTGACTACTACTAGAGTAGGCTTTCTCAACacaaaggaacccttgaaataactcttTAGTCTCAAGGAAACCCTTAGTATAAATGACTATATGTACAACTCATGAAGGTTACTGGGCAGAATGCTCCCTACACTTGTAGACGTCGAGTAAAATCACCCCCCCATATCAATGGTGTTGGTAAACATTTATCTGAGGCGCAGTAATTGCTCGAAGAACCCTGTACTAGAAAAACCCACATATATGAGAACGATacaacttctgcatagaaaccaatgagcttgttcaatcaaagcctggtaataaaacctggaagctcattggtttctatgcagaagtgagcctgattttgcgctctcCGTCGATAGTAAACAACCCCCATTGTGTAATTAaatgtggggtatgcctgtactctaACTAAATGAGATGTGGGTTTCAAAGAACTGTCCTAAAAGACTATTTTCTACTGGTCTCCCTTACAGCTTTTTCTCAACACAACACCTCCCCCCTATCCGATAGTGCGCTTGCCTGCGCGACGTGACCACTTGTCTCCACCAGGGGCGCGTACGACAACACAGGAGCAAAATCAGGAGAGCGTTGTCACAGGAAGTGCCCAAACAAAGACCTTCAGCGGGGATTATTTTGATAACAACTTATGTTATTAACCTGTTGAAAGCCTAAAATCAGATGTTGGTGATGGAGTTTAGTTCTAAAGTCCTCATTGTTCTCCTATTAGATGGTTGACCCCCCCTCCCTATTATATGTGTATTACAATCCCAGCAATAAAGTCATaacaaaaacactgcaaataAACACAAAGACAAATTCTGACCATCCACCCAGAGGTCTCACTGATGGATCCCTCTTCTACTATGGAGGAGCTCCGATCTTCATGTAGAAGAGAGGAGATGTTGTACTAGTCCCCCTCCCGTATTACACAACACTGGGACAATCAGCTCATACATAGAGATCGGGGGAGGCTCAGCTCATACATACAGATCGGGAGAGGCTCAGCTCATACATACAGATCGGGGGAGGCTCAGCTCATACATAGAGATCGGGGGAGGCTCAGCTCATACATACAGATCGGGGGAGGCTCAGCTCATACATACAGATCGGGGGAGGCTCAGCTCATACATACAGATCGGGGGAGGCTCAGCTCATACATACAGATCGGGGGAGGCTCAGCTCATACATACAGATCGGGGGAGGCTCAGCTCATACATACAGATCGGGAGAGGCTCAGCTCATACATACAGATCGGGGGAGGCTCAGCTCATACATACAGATCGGGGGAGGCTCAGCTCATACATACAGATCGGGGGAGGCTCAGCTCATACATACAGATCTGGGGGAGGCTCTTTCTTACCTACTAGTAGTTCTTGCAGGGACATATTGAAGGTTTGCAGCTCCCGATCGTCCATCAGCCCCTTAGTACGCAGGAACTTGGAGAGGAAGCCCACCGCTGCGATGATCTCGGGCTTCATGTTGATTCGGGAGTAGTGAGTATGCATTGAGGCTGCGGGCGCACCACACTGAGGGGTGATCCGACTATTTCCTTCGATTtttgttggctgttttttttttttttttcttgtaacttttgcgatttttttgtttttttttcacttattcttTAAACgagtcttttttttccttttttttttattttaagagcaaAGACGCTTGTGACATGGCCAGAGGAATTGTGTGTCTGAGGTGCTGCTCCCTAGTTCTCATCACTGGGGGTTACTGTAGGACTTGTCACGGTCCTTCAGCCACACATTCCTTATGTCACCACGGTCCGGAGTAAAACGACAGCGCTTCCGCCTGGGCTTTTATATAGCCAGAGGGCGGAACTGGCGTCAGCCGGGCGGGGCTCGGAGGGACAGCCAATGTGGGACTCGCAGTGCGGTGACGGCAGCGTGTTGCGGGGAGGATAGGCTTCAGCTGACGTAATCCTTCTGCAAACAAACGAGAACGCAGAGGGAGAAAATTTCCTGTAAACAAGCCAGGCCGGGGGCGGCGACCTGCTGCTGCGTCATCTCTCTGTTATGTGCTGTGCTCGGTGTAGGAGAGGCTGCTGAAGGACTACAAGTGGCAGCAAGTTCTGACCGAGAGCTATGGCTCTACTCCAAGATACAGCGAGCAATACCAGGACCCGGAAGACTAAAGGAAACAATGGGAACCCTGCCCAACAGAGCTAACAATCTAATTACACGAGTGACACTATTCTTCTAGAATAATCCATATACATATctaatacttaaccacttcaagaccagGCCTGCAGTCTTTCCTACATCTAACAATCACGATTTCTTGCTAGAAATGTACTCGGAACCCTCAAAGGTTATATACACtcgccggccactttattaggtacaccttgctagtactagGGTTGGACCCGCTTTTGCCTTTTCCatgctctagaccaggggtcttcaaattactgccctccagttcaggaactacgattcccatcatgcctagtcatgtctgtgaatgtcagcgtgttacaatgcctcatgggatgtgtagttctacaatagctggagggccttaggtcccatgcacacgagacgctgctaaactcgagttcagaggcatttgggcatttttttcaactgcccctgaacacatttaatgttatcctatgtgtccatgcacacaatcacaatttttggcgttttaaagcagttgggtttatgtccgttttttcagacgcaaaattttgggttcagaagcgtttttatttttgcgttttaaactttgggagggtctacaatgtctgagataagcgctgacagccgcaaacgcggtaaaacgcagctaatcgcggcaaaacgctgcgcaattcgcggcaaaaacgggcggtttaaacgccgttttttgcctttgaaaacatgagtttagaggtgtttgtaattgcttctcgtgtgcatggggccttagtttgaggatccctgctctagatcTCTGGTGCCCAGTATACTGGTATATGATGTGCGGCCCTTTAGTATATGATGTGCGGCCCTCTGGTATATGATGTGCGGCCCTCTGGTATATGATGTGCGGCCCTCTGGTATATAATGTGCGGCTCTCTGGTATATGATGTGCGGCCCTCTGGTATATGATATGCGGCTCTCTGGTATATAATGTCTGGCCCTCTGGTATATGATGTGCGGCCCTCTGGTATATGATGTGCGGCTCTCTGGTATATGATGTGCGGCTCTCTGGTATATGATGTGCGGCCCTCTGGTATATAATGTCTGGCCCTCTGGTATATGATGTGCGGCCCTCTGGTATATGATGTGCGGCCCTCTGGTATATGATGTGCGGCCCTCTGGTATATAATGTCTGGCCCTCTGGTATATGATGTGCGGCTCTCTGGTATATAATGTCTGGCCCTCTGGTATATGATGTGCGGCCCTCTGGTATATGATGTGCGGCCCTCTGGTATACGATGTGCGGCCCTCTGGTATACGATGTGCGGCCCTCTGGTATACGATGTGCGGCCCTCTGGTATACGATGTGCGGCCCTCTGGTATACGATGTGCGGCCCTCTGGTATACGATGTGCGGCCCTCTGGTATATGATGTGCGGCCCTCTGGTATATAATGTCTGGCCCTCGGGTATATGATGTGCGACCCTTTGGTATATGATGTGCGACCCTTTGGTATATGATGTGCGACCCTTTGGTATATGATGTGCTGCCCTCTAGTATATGATGTGCTGCCCTCTGGTATATGATGTGCGGCCCTCTGGTATATGATGTGCGGCCCTCTGGTATATGATGTGCGGCCCTCTGGTATATGATGTGCGGCCCTCTGGTATATAATGTGCGGCTCTCTGGTATATGATGTGCGGCCCTCTGGTATATGATGTGCGGCCCTCTGGTATATAATGTGCGGCTCTCTGGTATATGATGTGCGGCCCTCTGGTATATGATATGCGGCTCTCTGGTATATAATGTCTGGCCCTCTGGTATATGATGTGCGGCCCTCTGGTATATGATGTGCGGCTCTCTGGTATATGATGTGCGGCCCTCTGGTATATGATGTGCGGCTCTCAGGTATATAATGTCTGGCCCTCTGGTATATGATGTGCGGCCCTCTGGTATATGATGTGCGGCCCTCTGGTATATGATGTGCGGCCCTCTGGTATATAATGTCTGGCCCTCTGGTATATGATGTGCGGCTCTCTGGTATATAATGTCTGGCCCTCTGGTATATGATGTGCGGCCCTCTGGTATATGATGTGCGGCCCTCTGGTATATGATGTGCGGCTCTCTGGTATATAATGTCTGGCCCTCTGGTATATGATGTGCGGCCCTCTGGTATATGATGTGCGGCTCTCAGGTATATAATGTCTGGCCCTCTGGTATATGATGTTTGGCCCTCTGGTATATGATGTGCGGCCCTCTGGTATATGATGTGCGGCCCTCTGGTATATGATGTGCGGCCCTCTGGTATATAATGTCTGGCCCTCTGGTATATGATGTGCGGCTCTCTGGTATATAATGTCTGGCCCTCTGGTATATGATGTGCGGCCCTCTGGTATATGATGTGCGGCCCTCTGGTATATGATGTGCGGCTCTCTGGTATATAATGTCTGGCCCTCTGGTATATGATGTGCGGCCCTCTGGTATATGATGTGCGGCCCTCTGGTATATGATGTGCGGCCCTCTGGTATATGATGTGCGGCCCTCTGGTATATGATGTGCGGCCCTCTGGTATATGATGTGGGGCCCTCTGGTATATGATGTGGGGCCCTCTGGTATATGATGTGGGGCCCTCTGGTATATGATGTGCGGCCCTCTGGTATATGATGTGCGGCCCTCTGGTATATGATGCGCGGCTCTCAGGTATATAATGTCTGGCCCTCTGGTATATGATGTGCGGCCCTCTGGTATATGATGTGCGGCCCTCTGGTATATGATGTGCGGCTCTCTGGTATATAATGTCTGGCCCTCTGGTATATGATGTGCGGCTCTCTGGTATATAATGTCTGGCCCTCTGGTATATGATGTGCGGCCCTCTGGTATATGATGTGCGGCCCTCTGGTATATGATGTGCGGCTCTCTGGTATATGATGTGGGGCCCTCTGGTATATGATGTGCGGTCCTCTGGTATATGATGTGCGGCCCTCTGGTATATGATGTGCGGCCCTCTGGTATATGATGTGCGGCTCTCTGGTATATAATGTCTGGCCCTCTGGTATATGATGTGCGGCCCTCTGGTATATGATGTGCGGCTCTCTGGTATATAATGTCTGGCCCTCTGGTATATGATGTGCGGCCCTCTGGTATATGATGTGCGGCTCTCTGGTATATGATGCGCGGCTCTCTGGTATATGATGCGCGGCTCTCAGGTATATAATGTCTGGCCCTCTGGTATATGATGTGCGGCCCTCTGGTATATGATGTGCGGCTCTCTGGTATATAATGTCTGGCCCTCTGGTATATGATGTGCGGCCCTCTGGTATATGATGTGCGGCCCTCTGGTATATGATGTGCGGCTCTCTGGTATATAATGTCTGGCCCTCTGGTATATGATGTGCGGCCCTCTGGTATATGATGTGCGGCTCTCTGGTATATAATGTCTGGCCCTCTGGTATATGATGTGCGGCCCTCTGGTATATGATGTGCGGCTCTCTGGTATATAATGTCTGGCCCTCTGGTATATGATGTGCGGCCCTCTGGTATATGATGTGCGGCTCTCTGGTATATAATGTCTGGCCCTCTGGTATATGATGTGCGGCCCTCTGGTATATGATGTGCGGCTCTCTGGTATATGATGCGCGGCTCTCAGGTATATAATGTCTGGCCCTCTGGTATATGATGTGCGGCCCTCTGGTATATGATGTGCGGCTCTCTGGTATATAATGTCTGGCCCTCTGGTATATGATGTGCGGCCCTCTGGTATATGATGTGCGGCCCTCTGGTATATGATGTGCGGCTCTCTGGTATATAATGTCTGGCCCTCTGGTATATGATGTGCGGCCCTCTGGTATATGATGTGCGGCTCTCTGGTATATAATGTCTGGCCCTCTGGTATATGATGTGCGGCCCTCTGGTATATGATGTGCGGCTCTCTGGTATATAATGTCTGGCCCTCTGGTATATGATGTGCGGCCCTCTGGTATATGATGTGCGGCTCTCTGGTATATAATGTCTGGCCCTCGGGTATATGATGTGCGGCCCTTTGGTATATGATGTGCGGCTTT
It encodes:
- the BTG1 gene encoding protein BTG1: MHTHYSRINMKPEIIAAVGFLSKFLRTKGLMDDRELQTFNMSLQELLVEHYRHHWFPEKPTKGSAYRCIRINHKMDPLIGQAADRIGLSSQEMFKLLPSELTLWIDPYEVSYRIGEDGSICVLYESIPTSSSSQNGSSSLVVESRISCKDELLLGRTSPSKTYNMMTVSG